Proteins from a genomic interval of Pseudodesulfovibrio nedwellii:
- a CDS encoding NADH-quinone oxidoreductase subunit 5 family protein: MSNLLLLLILLPVASALVCYFVRSSAVRKLTVLGTAVVLTLASVGLLMQGTFEPIAVGSFLGISSDFLITVLDFALLGVIFYLGLKHKSLLIQGFTLAQAALLVWFEIVMLEHDAVPALVGDQLALIMVLVISIIGSLICVFAIPYMKEHEEHLHLKKSRQPRFFFYLVLFLGAMNGLVLSNNILWMYFFFEVTTLCSFMLIGHDVTEIATKNAVRALWMNALGGLAFVIGMMLVYMKAGTLDISAILAAGPQGALMITGVGFLCLAGFTKAAQVPFQSWLLGAMVAPTPVSALLHSSTMVKAGVFVVLRFAPAYVDTFLSTGVAICGAFTFVTCAALAIGQSNGKKILAYSTISNLGLIICCAGINTPLALTAAVMLIVFHAVSKSLLFLCVGTIEQAIGSRDIEDMRGLYAKLPRTALITVIGILTMLLPPFGVLMCKWMAIEAGADTNIFVITMLALGSALTVVYWARWGGSLMCSREQDTRTESQPMLTSLPLMLLCGGAIVLSLASPWIYNSMLAPWLGTAPFTLSFGSLNSATGSFAVVPLFVVLGLGVLFAAKAAAGFRRVKIMPPYLGGANSSTDGTYIGPMNGDVPFAAGNMYLGELFAEGKLTPIFNALAIALIVLMLGGAI, translated from the coding sequence ATGTCGAATTTGCTACTGCTTCTCATTCTCCTGCCAGTGGCCTCAGCATTGGTCTGCTATTTCGTTCGGTCTTCCGCCGTTCGAAAGCTGACCGTGCTCGGTACTGCTGTGGTCCTGACGCTTGCGTCTGTGGGACTGCTCATGCAGGGGACTTTTGAGCCGATTGCAGTCGGTTCATTCCTCGGCATCAGCAGCGATTTCCTGATTACGGTTCTGGATTTCGCATTGTTGGGTGTCATTTTTTATCTCGGTCTCAAACACAAGAGCTTACTGATTCAGGGTTTTACCCTAGCTCAGGCTGCACTGCTCGTTTGGTTTGAAATTGTTATGCTTGAGCATGACGCTGTTCCCGCTCTTGTGGGTGACCAGCTCGCTTTGATCATGGTCCTGGTGATTTCCATCATCGGCTCTTTGATCTGCGTGTTTGCCATTCCTTATATGAAGGAACATGAGGAGCATCTGCACCTGAAGAAGTCTCGCCAGCCGCGATTCTTCTTTTACTTGGTGTTGTTCCTTGGCGCCATGAACGGCTTGGTGCTGTCCAATAATATTCTGTGGATGTACTTCTTCTTTGAAGTCACCACTCTGTGTTCCTTCATGCTGATCGGTCACGATGTCACCGAGATCGCTACCAAGAACGCTGTCCGCGCATTGTGGATGAACGCTCTCGGCGGTCTGGCTTTCGTTATCGGCATGATGCTGGTCTACATGAAGGCCGGCACTCTGGACATCTCTGCAATCCTGGCTGCCGGACCTCAGGGCGCGCTCATGATTACTGGCGTTGGCTTTTTGTGCCTCGCTGGTTTCACTAAGGCCGCTCAGGTTCCATTCCAGAGCTGGTTGCTTGGTGCCATGGTCGCTCCGACTCCGGTTTCCGCGCTCCTGCATTCTTCCACCATGGTCAAGGCCGGTGTTTTCGTGGTTCTGCGTTTCGCTCCCGCGTATGTTGACACTTTCCTGTCCACCGGTGTTGCCATTTGTGGCGCATTCACTTTTGTGACCTGCGCAGCTCTGGCCATCGGTCAGTCCAATGGTAAGAAAATTCTGGCGTATTCCACTATCTCCAATCTCGGCTTGATCATTTGCTGCGCGGGTATCAACACTCCGTTGGCTTTGACCGCTGCTGTTATGCTGATCGTGTTCCATGCCGTTTCCAAGTCTTTGCTGTTCCTCTGTGTCGGCACGATTGAGCAGGCCATCGGTTCTCGTGACATCGAAGACATGCGCGGCTTGTATGCCAAGCTTCCCCGTACTGCCCTGATCACCGTGATCGGTATCCTGACTATGCTCCTGCCGCCGTTCGGTGTGCTTATGTGCAAGTGGATGGCTATCGAAGCCGGTGCTGATACCAACATCTTCGTGATTACCATGCTCGCATTGGGTTCCGCGTTGACGGTTGTATACTGGGCACGTTGGGGTGGTTCCTTGATGTGTTCTCGCGAACAGGACACTCGGACTGAATCCCAGCCCATGCTCACCAGCCTGCCGCTGATGTTGCTGTGCGGGGGCGCCATTGTTCTGTCGTTGGCTTCTCCCTGGATTTATAATTCAATGCTTGCTCCCTGGCTCGGTACGGCTCCGTTTACTCTGAGCTTTGGTTCACTGAACTCCGCCACCGGCTCCTTTGCCGTGGTCCCGCTGTTCGTGGTTTTGGGTCTGGGCGTGCTTTTCGCCGCCAAAGCCGCTGCCGGTTTCCGCAGGGTCAAGATTATGCCGCCATATTTAGGTGGCGCGAATTCATCAACAGACGGTACTTACATCGGTCCCATGAATGGTGATGTACCGTTTGCAGCTGGTAACATGTACCTGGGCGAGCTGTTCGCTGAAGGTAAGCTGACGCCTATCTTCAACGCACTCGCGATCGCTTTGATTGTGCTTATGTTGGGAGGGGCGATCTAA
- a CDS encoding phosphoadenosine phosphosulfate reductase family protein, which yields MLTLDEKIAGTESLMQTLVENVDPDGVRVAWTGGKDSTVVLFIWKAVLDNVGKGPVHAINLDTGCKFTEVMAFRDALTVEWGIDLHIARPEVSLDGYPLAQDPLSCCRELKVEPLKRAVVETGATHVLSGIRFDEHPDRVGRRTEEQRNDPPHYMINPILDWTETDIWAFHARFNLPHCELYDQGYRSLGCKPCTQRPDNGGCERSGRAASKEAVLPTLTSLGYF from the coding sequence ATGCTTACTCTTGATGAAAAGATAGCCGGGACTGAGTCCCTCATGCAGACATTGGTTGAAAATGTTGATCCTGACGGAGTGCGCGTGGCGTGGACCGGCGGTAAGGACTCCACCGTTGTTCTCTTTATATGGAAGGCTGTGCTCGATAATGTAGGGAAAGGGCCTGTCCATGCAATCAATCTTGATACTGGCTGCAAATTTACAGAAGTCATGGCATTTCGTGACGCCCTGACGGTAGAGTGGGGTATTGATTTGCATATCGCTCGCCCGGAAGTTTCACTGGATGGCTACCCGTTGGCTCAAGATCCGCTTTCTTGTTGTCGAGAATTAAAGGTTGAACCGCTCAAGCGGGCTGTTGTTGAGACCGGTGCCACACATGTTTTAAGTGGTATTCGTTTTGACGAACATCCCGATCGGGTAGGGCGGCGAACAGAAGAACAGCGAAATGATCCCCCGCATTACATGATCAACCCTATTCTTGATTGGACCGAAACAGATATCTGGGCGTTTCATGCCCGTTTCAATCTTCCGCATTGTGAACTGTATGATCAAGGGTATAGATCTTTGGGGTGCAAACCTTGTACGCAACGGCCTGATAACGGTGGATGCGAACGGTCTGGGCGTGCTGCTTCCAAAGAAGCTGTCTTGCCGACTTTGACGAGTCTTGGTTACTTCTAA
- a CDS encoding pyridoxamine 5'-phosphate oxidase family protein: protein MSKQKIRFIEDMVKAKDICVLATSDGNTPHTSLMNYFADHAVMKFYFLSPKTSKKNKNLKKNPHVSILIDRRDENIALSINGVYSPIKKQQTVDAIIKLFLLKSPHMKEFAEHPDTELIRIEGKSAELVQGFTDVFSTKLINF, encoded by the coding sequence ATGAGCAAGCAAAAAATAAGATTCATCGAAGACATGGTCAAGGCCAAGGATATCTGTGTGCTGGCAACTTCCGATGGCAACACGCCTCACACGTCTCTGATGAACTATTTCGCGGACCATGCGGTCATGAAGTTTTATTTTCTGTCACCTAAAACATCAAAAAAAAACAAAAACCTCAAAAAAAATCCACATGTGAGTATACTCATCGATCGACGGGATGAAAATATCGCCCTATCCATCAACGGGGTGTACTCTCCCATCAAAAAGCAACAAACAGTGGACGCCATCATCAAGCTCTTCCTTCTGAAAAGCCCGCATATGAAGGAATTCGCAGAACACCCGGACACGGAACTGATACGCATAGAAGGGAAATCAGCCGAACTCGTGCAGGGTTTTACTGACGTTTTTTCAACTAAATTAATAAATTTCTAA
- a CDS encoding ABC transporter substrate-binding protein, whose product MKRLSICLALMLSMMLAVASTASADALAEIVKRGELRVAVQTQCPPFSFLDKNGDRTGSSVEFCRLMAKEMGVKIKFLDYDWDGLIPALLSGKADMLAADMTANLQRALKVSFTDAFYYTGSVAVAKADSKITSWDQINKEGMKVAVLLGGTGEADAKRLFPKAEIKSYKGGGPMLLNAIMAGKADVAVNDKTSISGSLASFPPNSTHFVGEIMSKQPLAFAVRHEDETLRQWVNLFFGWVKSDGRYDENIKYWVDSKAWEKDH is encoded by the coding sequence ATGAAACGTCTTTCCATTTGCCTGGCACTCATGCTGTCCATGATGTTGGCCGTGGCTTCTACCGCATCTGCAGATGCACTGGCTGAGATCGTCAAGCGCGGAGAACTTCGCGTTGCCGTTCAGACCCAATGTCCCCCATTCAGTTTTCTGGACAAAAACGGCGACCGCACCGGTTCTTCCGTTGAATTCTGTCGCCTGATGGCCAAAGAAATGGGCGTCAAAATCAAATTTCTGGATTACGATTGGGACGGTCTGATTCCTGCCCTGTTGTCCGGTAAAGCTGACATGCTGGCCGCAGACATGACCGCCAACCTTCAGCGTGCACTCAAGGTGTCCTTCACCGATGCATTCTATTACACTGGTTCCGTGGCCGTGGCCAAAGCCGATTCCAAAATCACAAGCTGGGACCAAATCAACAAGGAAGGCATGAAAGTAGCCGTCCTGCTCGGCGGTACTGGCGAAGCTGATGCCAAACGTCTCTTCCCCAAGGCTGAAATCAAGTCCTACAAAGGCGGCGGCCCCATGCTCCTGAATGCCATTATGGCAGGCAAGGCTGACGTGGCCGTCAACGACAAGACTTCCATCTCCGGCAGTCTGGCTTCCTTCCCCCCGAACTCTACGCATTTCGTGGGCGAAATCATGTCCAAGCAGCCTCTGGCTTTCGCCGTCCGTCATGAAGACGAAACACTGCGCCAGTGGGTCAACCTATTCTTCGGTTGGGTCAAGTCCGATGGCCGCTACGACGAAAACATCAAGTACTGGGTCGATTCCAAGGCCTGGGAAAAAGATCACTAG
- a CDS encoding amino acid ABC transporter permease produces MLRHVSSRGMAHLHTDSSHMLEYFNFRIIWEYMPLFMEGLYHTAWISLVGIIGSLIVGMVACACRISGIKLLAAPAVVFIEVIRSTPLLAQLYFLYFGLPSLGIQVNELTTGIVALSFNSGAYVAEILRAGIKGIPAGQVEAAMGQGFNVYQRFFYVILPQALANTLPPMLGQAIVLVKDSAVLSLISVMELTRAGQMLNSERFMPSEAFLTVAVLYLLVYYVLKGLTKFYQMRMTRFRSA; encoded by the coding sequence TTGCTGCGCCATGTCTCTTCACGAGGCATGGCGCATCTTCATACGGATTCGTCGCACATGCTCGAATATTTCAACTTCCGCATCATCTGGGAGTACATGCCCCTGTTCATGGAAGGGCTGTACCATACTGCCTGGATTTCGCTGGTCGGCATCATAGGCTCACTCATTGTGGGCATGGTCGCCTGTGCCTGTAGAATTTCAGGAATCAAACTGCTTGCAGCCCCGGCCGTGGTCTTCATTGAGGTCATCCGGTCCACACCCCTGCTGGCTCAACTCTATTTTCTTTACTTCGGACTTCCTTCCCTCGGCATTCAGGTCAATGAGCTGACAACCGGCATCGTGGCTCTTTCCTTCAACTCCGGGGCGTATGTGGCTGAGATCCTGCGTGCCGGCATTAAAGGTATTCCCGCCGGCCAAGTCGAAGCCGCTATGGGACAAGGGTTCAACGTCTATCAGCGGTTTTTCTATGTCATTCTGCCCCAAGCTCTTGCCAACACATTGCCGCCGATGCTCGGGCAGGCCATCGTGTTGGTCAAAGACTCCGCAGTGCTGTCCCTCATCTCAGTGATGGAACTGACTCGCGCCGGACAGATGCTCAACTCCGAACGATTCATGCCGTCCGAAGCCTTCCTGACTGTGGCCGTCCTCTACCTGCTCGTCTACTACGTGCTCAAGGGGCTGACCAAATTCTATCAAATGCGCATGACGCGCTTCAGGAGCGCATAA
- a CDS encoding amino acid ABC transporter permease, whose product MWGFYFDQLMNSMPMFYKGMGVTVAISALSLVGGTIIGVITGILRSNKGTFMSRILSIYVDFMRGTPFLIQLFIIFFILPEFGLQMEALTAAVVSLTLYAGSYICEIVSASIQAVPSGQEEACRSLGHTRNQAMILVVLPQALRMALPALVGQYVLLIKDSSIVSVIGLTDITRAGWLTVQRVPEGIMVFGLVGILYFVVCYPLIQLSNILEKKFSTGEMKL is encoded by the coding sequence ATGTGGGGATTTTACTTCGACCAACTCATGAATAGCATGCCCATGTTCTACAAAGGCATGGGCGTGACAGTGGCGATTTCCGCGCTTAGTCTTGTCGGCGGCACCATCATCGGTGTCATTACCGGCATTCTGCGCTCCAACAAAGGCACATTCATGTCGCGCATCCTTTCAATCTATGTTGACTTCATGCGCGGCACACCATTCCTCATCCAACTGTTCATTATCTTCTTCATCCTGCCGGAATTTGGTTTACAGATGGAAGCACTCACTGCAGCGGTGGTCAGCCTGACCCTCTACGCAGGGTCCTACATTTGTGAAATCGTTTCTGCGTCCATTCAGGCTGTCCCCTCAGGTCAGGAAGAGGCTTGCCGCTCTTTAGGGCACACACGTAACCAGGCGATGATTCTGGTGGTGTTACCGCAGGCATTGCGCATGGCTTTGCCAGCTCTTGTCGGGCAATATGTACTGCTCATCAAGGATTCATCCATTGTCTCGGTTATCGGATTGACAGATATCACTCGTGCCGGATGGCTCACTGTCCAACGCGTGCCGGAAGGAATTATGGTATTTGGGCTTGTTGGGATATTATACTTTGTAGTGTGTTATCCGTTGATTCAGCTCTCCAACATATTGGAAAAGAAATTCTCCACCGGAGAAATGAAGCTGTAG
- a CDS encoding M14/M99 family metallopeptidase produces MSFLLRRILSTTFSLSLIVMLFVSHAHAGSWEHSFFAGTQYPLKVVFLQGEEEGPTIMVQGGIQGDETSGFVTAQLLTQAKVTRGNVIILPRANVPSINLHKRQINVDMNRRFDQNYNRFYEDRVARVIRFLLAQSDAFIHLHEGSGFYNPTYVDNLRNPKRYGQSIIVDTLVFDKIDLAHTVNSVLDELNGSIRTRDYQFKLFNTKTFDKGTAYPEMRKSLTCYALAEHGIPAMAVEVSKSIRQIGWKVRQQLSATIMLLRRFGISVIPPEFTDQDVRAYARKGVSISVNGRPLRSGGVINLVPGSTLAVEPLDSGPSEFAPELALFASDRPGVNLINARRMVLEPFSELELRSDGKRIAKAHIKWTGKMPQSPGEDKPMFVCWLNGNPVFVRDGEVLHAVLGDQLIMEGMWGSDLKEIINLKGFVAIPWANNGQDLGWEIILDPDNFIGRYAVKSGNSDVTRFRVIRETPGAPKAGFYVDIAPRTVHALKLSDERGQTLLVPWMAGLNYRLPEGRYVLEAAWSNGANDKLITTTKNMPLDRGEAFSVKIGKPLPLTVRQATTFGDLGTMTFTAGSFVGLSSATN; encoded by the coding sequence ATGTCATTTTTGCTGAGACGTATCCTCTCTACCACATTCTCGCTTAGCCTGATTGTGATGCTTTTTGTGTCCCACGCCCATGCAGGGTCGTGGGAGCACTCCTTTTTTGCGGGTACACAATATCCGTTGAAGGTGGTTTTTCTCCAAGGTGAGGAGGAAGGGCCGACAATCATGGTGCAGGGTGGTATTCAGGGGGATGAGACTTCTGGGTTCGTCACCGCTCAATTATTAACTCAGGCCAAAGTCACACGGGGTAATGTCATTATCTTGCCACGTGCCAATGTGCCGTCCATCAATCTGCATAAACGGCAGATCAACGTGGACATGAACCGGCGCTTTGATCAAAATTACAATCGATTTTATGAAGACAGGGTGGCCCGTGTCATCCGATTCCTTCTCGCCCAAAGTGATGCCTTTATTCATCTGCATGAAGGGAGCGGGTTCTATAATCCGACCTATGTGGATAATCTGCGCAATCCCAAACGGTATGGTCAGTCCATCATTGTGGATACGCTTGTTTTCGACAAGATAGACTTGGCGCATACTGTGAATTCTGTGCTGGACGAGTTGAATGGAAGTATTCGTACCCGCGATTATCAATTCAAACTTTTCAATACCAAGACGTTCGACAAAGGGACGGCGTATCCCGAGATGCGTAAATCTCTGACTTGTTATGCTCTGGCTGAGCATGGTATTCCGGCTATGGCTGTGGAGGTCAGTAAATCCATTCGTCAGATAGGTTGGAAGGTGCGGCAACAGTTGTCTGCAACTATTATGTTGCTGCGACGTTTCGGTATCAGCGTCATTCCTCCCGAGTTCACTGATCAGGATGTGCGAGCCTATGCCCGCAAGGGTGTCAGTATCAGTGTTAATGGTCGTCCACTTCGTTCTGGAGGGGTGATTAATCTCGTTCCTGGTTCAACGCTGGCAGTGGAGCCGCTTGATAGTGGGCCGAGTGAATTTGCACCCGAACTGGCGCTGTTTGCATCAGATCGTCCCGGCGTGAATTTGATTAATGCTCGACGGATGGTTTTGGAACCATTTTCCGAGTTGGAATTACGTTCTGATGGAAAGCGTATTGCCAAGGCTCATATTAAATGGACCGGTAAGATGCCGCAGTCTCCGGGCGAAGATAAGCCTATGTTTGTCTGTTGGCTCAATGGCAATCCAGTGTTTGTTCGTGACGGTGAAGTCTTGCATGCCGTGCTGGGTGATCAGCTTATCATGGAAGGCATGTGGGGCAGTGACCTGAAGGAGATCATCAATCTTAAGGGGTTTGTTGCTATCCCATGGGCCAACAATGGGCAGGATCTTGGGTGGGAAATTATTCTTGATCCCGATAATTTTATTGGTCGGTATGCTGTGAAATCTGGTAATTCCGATGTGACCCGGTTCAGGGTTATTCGAGAAACTCCCGGTGCTCCCAAAGCGGGATTTTATGTGGATATTGCACCGCGTACTGTGCATGCGCTTAAATTGTCTGATGAGCGTGGACAGACATTGCTTGTACCGTGGATGGCCGGTTTGAATTATCGGTTGCCCGAGGGCCGATATGTGCTGGAAGCTGCATGGAGTAATGGTGCAAATGACAAGTTAATTACGACCACCAAGAATATGCCGCTTGATAGGGGTGAAGCTTTTTCCGTGAAGATTGGCAAGCCGTTGCCGTTGACGGTGCGACAGGCGACAACTTTTGGTGATCTTGGGACTATGACCTTTACTGCAGGGAGTTTTGTCGGGCTTTCTTCTGCAACGAATTAA
- a CDS encoding L,D-transpeptidase family protein has protein sequence MRVAVVVLTLVMSVSMAFAEGWTPTLSSHSYGPERIIAVDKASQELIMLEHKSPLHEVFRFPCTTGQSTGDKSVEGDLRTPEGVYFVGYRINRKLDWDLYGDIAYSLNYPNPIDRINGKTGGGIWLHGRGKTFVPRDTLGCVALKVPDMKNVALESDYGTPVVIASDLEWTAESGENDVTALTLGRELDAWANDWQRRDEGFFDHYNAELMTVSDGIDFSRFVTHKQSIFSRQPWIQVMVDNVRAIPGPDYWVTWFDQYYRAPGMASTTGKRFYWQKDDIGQWRIVGREYVPASENLEAKYLASKNGEVQDLVKAWRTAWLATDLDAYVGFYTSRAVQGSRKGLMSIADYKKTLWATKAPVKVEIDGLTVIQHPKGLAVTFNQMFESADGYSDVGRKTMVLTPNGNTWKIDSEQWRRGR, from the coding sequence ATGCGTGTAGCTGTTGTTGTTCTGACATTGGTCATGTCTGTAAGCATGGCGTTTGCCGAAGGGTGGACCCCCACCCTTTCATCGCACTCGTACGGTCCCGAGCGTATTATTGCCGTGGACAAGGCTTCGCAGGAATTGATCATGCTGGAACACAAGAGTCCGTTGCATGAGGTGTTCCGGTTTCCTTGTACAACGGGGCAATCCACGGGTGACAAGTCGGTGGAAGGTGATCTGCGTACCCCGGAAGGCGTGTATTTTGTCGGGTACCGTATCAATCGCAAGCTCGATTGGGACCTTTATGGCGACATCGCTTATTCCTTGAATTATCCCAATCCTATTGATCGTATCAACGGTAAGACCGGCGGCGGCATCTGGTTGCATGGCCGGGGCAAGACTTTTGTCCCTCGTGACACCCTCGGTTGCGTGGCTCTCAAGGTTCCTGACATGAAGAATGTGGCTCTGGAGTCAGATTATGGGACTCCTGTGGTCATCGCGAGTGATCTTGAGTGGACGGCGGAATCGGGTGAAAATGACGTTACAGCATTGACTTTGGGCCGTGAGCTTGATGCTTGGGCCAATGATTGGCAGCGTCGGGATGAGGGGTTCTTCGATCACTATAACGCCGAGCTTATGACCGTGAGTGACGGGATTGATTTTTCCCGGTTCGTTACGCACAAGCAGAGTATTTTTTCTCGCCAGCCGTGGATTCAGGTTATGGTCGATAATGTTCGTGCCATCCCCGGTCCTGATTATTGGGTAACATGGTTCGATCAATATTATCGTGCACCCGGTATGGCTTCGACCACCGGCAAGCGATTTTATTGGCAGAAAGACGATATCGGACAGTGGCGTATCGTTGGTCGTGAGTATGTCCCAGCTTCAGAAAATCTTGAAGCCAAGTATCTTGCTTCGAAAAACGGCGAAGTGCAGGATCTGGTGAAGGCTTGGCGTACTGCCTGGTTGGCTACAGATCTGGATGCTTACGTGGGATTTTATACCTCTCGAGCCGTACAGGGCAGTCGAAAGGGGCTCATGTCCATTGCCGACTACAAAAAGACGTTGTGGGCTACCAAAGCTCCTGTTAAGGTTGAAATTGATGGTTTGACCGTTATTCAACATCCCAAAGGACTTGCAGTGACGTTCAATCAAATGTTTGAGAGCGCGGACGGGTATAGCGACGTCGGACGGAAGACCATGGTTCTGACCCCGAACGGGAACACATGGAAAATTGACAGCGAGCAATGGAGACGGGGGAGATGA
- the pyrE gene encoding orotate phosphoribosyltransferase, whose product MNELKSKLAKLLLELSYKEGDFTLTSGKKSEYYFDCKQTALHAEGGYLIGRLFFEMLKDFDVHGVGGMTLGADPLISSVTVVSHLEGRPLPGFIIRKKSKGHGTNQYLEGLANFSEGDKVVLLEDVCTTGGTLATAAERVRDAGLEIVGVLAVLDREEGGRERLKEAGLELSAIFTRQELLAAGK is encoded by the coding sequence ATGAATGAATTGAAATCCAAGCTTGCCAAGTTGTTGTTGGAGCTCTCCTACAAAGAGGGCGACTTCACGCTGACTTCAGGCAAGAAAAGTGAATATTATTTCGACTGCAAGCAGACAGCACTCCACGCTGAGGGCGGGTATCTCATTGGACGACTGTTCTTTGAGATGCTTAAGGACTTTGATGTCCACGGCGTAGGTGGTATGACTCTCGGTGCCGACCCTCTGATTTCTAGCGTAACTGTGGTATCCCATCTAGAAGGACGGCCTTTGCCGGGATTTATTATTCGCAAGAAGTCCAAGGGGCATGGCACCAATCAGTACCTTGAAGGTCTGGCTAATTTTAGCGAAGGCGACAAAGTCGTCTTGCTGGAAGATGTCTGCACCACGGGTGGTACGCTGGCAACAGCCGCCGAACGTGTACGTGATGCCGGATTGGAAATTGTCGGTGTACTTGCAGTTTTGGACAGAGAAGAAGGCGGACGGGAAAGGCTCAAGGAAGCAGGGCTTGAATTGAGCGCTATCTTCACTCGTCAGGAGTTGTTGGCCGCAGGCAAATAA
- the purB gene encoding adenylosuccinate lyase, which produces MLERYSRPGMRELWTLENKFKVWLEVELAVTKGWTELGKVPQDACDEIHEKADFDLKRILEIEETTKHDVIAFLSAVEEKVGPSSRYIHLGCTSSDIVDTANGVLLLRAGNILAEGVDRVLKVLDELAHKHKGLLCMGRTHGIHAEPTTYGLKFTGFYAEFMRHKERFDAARENIRVGKLSGAVGTFAHLSPELEERACAILGLEVDPHSTQIVQRDRYAQFFTALAMMAGGIERLGLELRHLQRTEVSEVEEGFSKGQKGSSAMPHKKNPISAENLCGLARLIRSNSMAAMENQALWHERDISHSSVERMIMPDTTALMDYMLHRMSGVLERLVVKEESIQRNLMGSFGLFYSQRILNKLIATGLKRQEAYEMVQKVALRCWENRIQFEDEIRVDAEVNKHLAANDLDEAFDPSYYKRYEDVVFSRVFGGK; this is translated from the coding sequence ATGCTTGAACGGTATTCCCGACCCGGGATGAGAGAGTTATGGACCCTTGAAAACAAGTTCAAGGTCTGGCTCGAAGTAGAGCTGGCTGTGACCAAGGGCTGGACCGAACTCGGTAAGGTCCCTCAGGACGCCTGCGACGAAATTCATGAAAAGGCAGACTTTGATCTGAAGCGTATCCTTGAGATCGAAGAAACCACCAAGCATGACGTCATTGCCTTTTTGTCTGCCGTGGAAGAGAAGGTCGGTCCCAGTTCCCGGTATATCCATTTGGGCTGCACTTCCTCGGATATAGTTGACACGGCTAACGGCGTGTTGTTGCTTCGGGCTGGAAATATCCTCGCGGAAGGTGTGGATCGTGTCCTGAAAGTTCTTGATGAGCTTGCCCACAAGCACAAAGGTTTGCTTTGCATGGGCCGGACTCACGGGATTCACGCAGAGCCGACTACCTACGGCCTAAAATTTACCGGCTTCTATGCCGAATTCATGCGCCACAAGGAACGTTTCGATGCGGCCCGTGAAAATATTCGTGTCGGCAAGCTGTCCGGCGCAGTGGGAACATTCGCTCACCTCAGTCCTGAATTGGAAGAACGCGCTTGTGCCATTCTCGGTCTTGAGGTTGATCCACATTCTACACAGATCGTCCAGCGTGATCGGTATGCGCAGTTTTTCACCGCATTGGCCATGATGGCAGGCGGTATCGAGCGTCTTGGTCTGGAACTTAGACATTTGCAGCGTACCGAAGTCTCGGAAGTGGAAGAAGGGTTCTCCAAGGGCCAGAAGGGTTCCTCGGCCATGCCGCATAAAAAGAATCCCATTTCTGCAGAAAATCTGTGCGGTCTGGCACGGCTCATTCGTTCCAATTCCATGGCAGCCATGGAAAATCAGGCTCTCTGGCACGAACGTGACATTTCTCATTCCTCGGTGGAACGCATGATCATGCCCGACACCACCGCACTCATGGATTACATGCTGCATCGCATGTCCGGCGTGTTGGAACGATTGGTGGTCAAGGAAGAGAGTATTCAACGAAATCTTATGGGGTCGTTTGGTCTTTTCTACTCTCAGCGTATTCTCAACAAACTTATTGCTACCGGCCTGAAACGGCAGGAAGCCTATGAGATGGTTCAGAAGGTAGCCCTGCGCTGCTGGGAGAATCGTATCCAGTTTGAAGACGAGATCCGTGTGGATGCGGAAGTAAATAAGCATCTTGCGGCTAACGACCTTGACGAAGCCTTCGACCCTTCGTATTACAAACGATATGAGGATGTGGTCTTCAGCCGCGTCTTTGGGGGAAAATAA
- a CDS encoding FmdB family zinc ribbon protein has product MPIYEYQCQSCQSVFEEWQSGFEDKEFPCPECGGVSKRLISHSSFHLKGSGWYADGYGATKSGCKPGEAQEPSSGGDSEPSTKAESAPASKCPAADTSSAGSAS; this is encoded by the coding sequence ATGCCTATTTATGAATATCAATGTCAGTCTTGTCAGTCCGTTTTTGAGGAATGGCAATCCGGTTTCGAGGATAAGGAATTTCCATGTCCCGAGTGTGGGGGAGTCTCCAAACGACTTATCTCTCACAGTTCATTCCACTTGAAAGGGTCTGGCTGGTATGCCGATGGATATGGTGCCACGAAGTCCGGGTGCAAGCCCGGTGAAGCGCAAGAACCCTCTAGTGGTGGCGACAGTGAGCCTTCGACCAAGGCCGAATCGGCCCCGGCTTCGAAGTGTCCTGCCGCGGACACGTCTTCTGCAGGTTCCGCATCCTGA